TGAAGTGGATACCGTCCTCTTTATGGTACCAGCTGATGAGCCTCGTGGTAAGGGTGATAATATGATTATCGAACGTCTTAAACAAGCTAAGGTTCCAGTTATCTTGGTAATCAATAAGATTGACAAGGTTCATCCAGATCAGCTCCTAGAGCAGATTGAGGATTTCCGTACACAAATGGATTTCAAGGAGATTATTCCGATATCTGCCCTCCAAGGAAACAATGTTTCTCATCTTGTGGATGTCTTGAGTGATAACCTTGAGGAAGGGTTCCAATATTTCCCAGCGGACCAAATCACCGACCACCCAGAGCGTTTCTTGGTATCGGAGATGATTCGTGAAAAAGTCCTTCAGTTGACACGTGAAGAAATTCCACACTCTGTTGCTGTTGTCATTGATGAGATGAAGCGTGATGAAGACACGGATAAGATTCATATTCGTGCGACGATCATGGTTGAGCGTGACAGCCAAAAAGGCATTGTCATTGGTAAACAAGGTTCCATGCTCAAGAAAATTGGTACCCTTGCCCGTAAAGATATTGAAGTTATGCTAGGGGACAAGGTCTTCCTTGAAACCTGGGTTAAGGTTAAGAAAAATTGGCGTGATAAGAAATTAGATCTTGCCGATTTCGGATACAACGAAAAAGAATATTAAAAAGCTGGGCATTTGCTCGGCTTTCTTGTTAGAAGGAGGAGCAAATGCCTGAGTTACCTGAGGTAGAAACTGTTAGACGAGGGTTAGAAAGATTGGTAGTAAGTCGGACCATTTCGTCTGTTGAAGTTAAGGTCCCGAAAATGATTAAGACCTCCTACGATAGTTTTTTGAATGACTTACCTGGCCAAACTATTCAAGCCATGCGACGTAGAGGCAAGTACTTGATTTTTGATTTTGGACAGTTGATTATGATTTCCCACTTGCGCATGGAAGGGAAATACCTCTTGTTTACGGATCAGGTCCCTGCTAATAAGCATTTCCATCTTTTCTTTATCTTAGATGATGGCTCGACTCTTGTTTATCAGGACGTCCGCAAGTTTGGGACCTTTGATTTATTGGCTAAAAATCAAGAGGAGGCTTATTTTACAAAGAAAAAGCTTGGTCCTGAGCCTACTAAGAAGGCTTTTAAATACGCCCCGTTTGAGAGAGCCTTGATGACCTCTGCAAAGCCCATTAAAAGTCTCCTTTTGGAGCAGAAATTGGTGGCTGGTCTAGGCAATATCTATGTTGATGAGGTGCTTTGGGCAGCCAAGGTTCATCCTGAGACGCCAGCAAAGAAACTCAGCAAGGCAGCCATGAAGCGAGTCCATGATCAAACGATTGTTATTTTACAGCTAGGAATTGAAAAAGGTGGCTCAACTATAAGGACTTATCGTAATGCCCTTGGTGAGGATGGGACCATGCAGAACTATTTGCAGGTTTACGGAAAGACGGGACAGCCTTGTCCACGCTGCGCAAGCACAATTGAGAAAATCAAGTTAGGAGGGAGAGGAACACATTTGTGTCCTCATTGTCAGAAACGATGATTATTGGGTTAACAGGTGGTATTGCTTCAGGAAAATCTACTGTTGTTGAAATGATTAAAGAGGCAGGTTACAAGGTCATTGACGCTGATCAGCTTGTACACGACATGCAGGCTCAAGGGGGCCGTTTGTACCGTGCCTTACTCGATTGGTTGGGAGAGGAAATTCTTCTTTCTAATGGGGAATTGAACCGTCCTAAACTAGGGCAACTGATCTTTTCCAATGAGGAGATGAGACAGCGGTCTGCTGAGATTCAAGGGACGATTATTCGAGAGGAACTAGCAGCGCAAAAGGATTATTTAGCTAAGAAAGAAGATGTTTTTTTCATGGATATTCCCTTGCTTATTGAGAATGGGTATCAGGACTGGTTTGATCAGATTTGGTTGGTGGCAGTGTTACCGGAGATCCAGTGCCAACGCTTGATGAAACGTAATCACTTAAGTGTTGAGGAAGCTAAGCTGCGTATTGATAGCCAGATGTCTTTAGCTGAGAAAATGCCTTATGCCAGCTTGGTTCTTGATAATAACGGTAGTCTCGATGATTTGAAGGAGAAGGTTAAGAGTGCAATAAATGATTTAACGAGCTCCTCATAGCTAGCCATTGTGATATAATGGATAGTGAATTTTAGAAAGAAGATGATTATTTGCGCCAAAAAGAACTTAAAAGTACTGATTGGCAACGTAACCTTAAAATTGCATGGATAGGAACCTTTTTTACTGGAGCTAGTTTCTCCATTGTTATGCCTTTCATGGCCCTATACATTGAGGAACTTGGTGTTAAAGGAGACATGGTC
Above is a window of Streptococcus salivarius DNA encoding:
- the era gene encoding GTPase Era, producing MTFKSGFVAIIGRPNVGKSTFLNHVMGQKIAIMSDKAQTTRNKIMGIYTTDKEQIVFIDTPGIHKPKTALGDFMVESAYSTLREVDTVLFMVPADEPRGKGDNMIIERLKQAKVPVILVINKIDKVHPDQLLEQIEDFRTQMDFKEIIPISALQGNNVSHLVDVLSDNLEEGFQYFPADQITDHPERFLVSEMIREKVLQLTREEIPHSVAVVIDEMKRDEDTDKIHIRATIMVERDSQKGIVIGKQGSMLKKIGTLARKDIEVMLGDKVFLETWVKVKKNWRDKKLDLADFGYNEKEY
- the mutM gene encoding DNA-formamidopyrimidine glycosylase codes for the protein MPELPEVETVRRGLERLVVSRTISSVEVKVPKMIKTSYDSFLNDLPGQTIQAMRRRGKYLIFDFGQLIMISHLRMEGKYLLFTDQVPANKHFHLFFILDDGSTLVYQDVRKFGTFDLLAKNQEEAYFTKKKLGPEPTKKAFKYAPFERALMTSAKPIKSLLLEQKLVAGLGNIYVDEVLWAAKVHPETPAKKLSKAAMKRVHDQTIVILQLGIEKGGSTIRTYRNALGEDGTMQNYLQVYGKTGQPCPRCASTIEKIKLGGRGTHLCPHCQKR
- the coaE gene encoding dephospho-CoA kinase (Dephospho-CoA kinase (CoaE) performs the final step in coenzyme A biosynthesis.), which produces MIIGLTGGIASGKSTVVEMIKEAGYKVIDADQLVHDMQAQGGRLYRALLDWLGEEILLSNGELNRPKLGQLIFSNEEMRQRSAEIQGTIIREELAAQKDYLAKKEDVFFMDIPLLIENGYQDWFDQIWLVAVLPEIQCQRLMKRNHLSVEEAKLRIDSQMSLAEKMPYASLVLDNNGSLDDLKEKVKSAINDLTSSS